A region of Lemur catta isolate mLemCat1 chromosome 22, mLemCat1.pri, whole genome shotgun sequence DNA encodes the following proteins:
- the SORBS3 gene encoding LOW QUALITY PROTEIN: vinexin (The sequence of the model RefSeq protein was modified relative to this genomic sequence to represent the inferred CDS: deleted 1 base in 1 codon), which translates to MARIPGVGRSSASPSSENKEENESDVALLSPKDPDRGHAEEQLAHPESSDLDPSMQGPPCSLPAGLSLDDFIPVHLRAHVGSSSRGTRVPVVRNGGSNTLNFQFHDPAPRTVCNGYFTPRRDASRHPDPAWYQTWPGPGSRPSTSTKTPAPQPAQNWSATWTKDSKRRDKRWVKYEGIGPVDESGMPIAPRSSVDSPRDWYRRMFQQIHRKMPDLQLDWTFEETHKDPRHPGPQQRPVSRRDPAASFSGRSWEHSEVLPRSTFNDNPGASSELQPPNQVPRRREKADDVWTEDSWNQFLQELETGQRPKKPLVDQPVEKPPQPIEVLLERELAKLSAELDKDLRAIETRLPSPKSPQAPRRAPERRPPAGPASAWSSSALHAPYLGSSRPLSPPRMADAGSPFRGRRDFVYPSSTQNPSASEGGGSPARKEERKRKAARLKFDFQAQSPKELTLQKGDIVYIHKEVDRNWLEGEHHGRLGIFPANYVEVLPADEIPKPIKPPTYQVVEYGEATAQYTFKGELEVELSFRKGERICLIRKVNENWYEGRIPGTGRQGIFPASYVQVNREPRLRVCDDGPQLPASPHLTAATRLARHPGSPSAPRSPADPTDWGGQTSPRRTGFSYPAPEPRPQTQSLSTAGAALSHPQGSSRPLDLGVSSPNTTQIHWTPYRAMYQYRPQNEDELELREGDRVDVMQQCDDGWFVGVSRRTQKFGTFPGNYVAPV; encoded by the exons GGGACACGCAGAGGAGCAGCTGGCACACCCAGAGTCCTCCGACCTTGACCCAAGCATGCAGGGCCCACCCTGCAGCCTCCCTGCTGGGCTCAGCCTGGATGACTTCATCCCTGTGCACCTCCGGGCCCATGTAGGGTCGTCCTCCCGGGGGACACGG GTGCCAGTGGTCCGGAATGGTGGCTCCAACACCCTTAATTTCCAGTTCCATGACCCTGCGCCCAGGACTGTGTGCAACGGCTACTTCACACCGAGGAGAGATGCTTCACGGCACCCAG ACCCTGCTTGGTACCAGAcctggccaggccctgggagcaggCCTTCCACAAGCACAAAGACTCCTGCCCCGCAGCCCGCCCAGAACTGGTCAGCCACGTGGACCAAGGACAGCAAGCGTCGGGACAAGCGCTGGGTCAAGTACGAGGGAATCGGGCCCGTGGATGAGAGCGGCATGCCCATTGCCCCCCGATCC AGTGTTGACAGCCCCAGGGATTGGTACCGGAGAATGTTCCAGCAGATTCACCGCAAAATGCCAG ACCTGCAGCTGGACTGGACCTTTGAGGAAACTCACAAAG ACCCCAGGCATCCAGGTCCCCAGCAAAGACCTGTCTCCAGGCGTGACCCGGCAGCATCCTTCAGCGG AAGAAGCTGGGAACACTCTGAAGTGTTACCTAGAAGCACCTTCAACGATAATCCTGGAGCATCTTCTGAGCTCCAGCCTCCAAATCAG GTGCCCAGGCGCCGAGAAAAAGCAGACGATGTCTGGACAGAAGACTCCTGGAACCAGTTTCTGCAGGAGTTAGAGACTGGGCAGAGG CCCAAGAAACCGCTGGTGGACCAGCCTGTTGAGAAGCCCCCCCAGCCCATCGAG GTCCTGCTGGAGAGAGAGCTGGCCAAGCTGAGCGCAGAGCTGGACAAGGACCTGCGGGCGATCGAGACCCGGCTGCCGTCCCCCAAG AGCCCGCAGGCGCCCCGACGGGCCCCGGAGCGGCGGCCCCCAGCCGG CCCGGCCTCAGCCTGGAGCTCCAGCGCCCTGCACGCACCTTACCTGGGTTCCTCCCGACCCCTGAGCCCCCCCAGAATGGCGGATGCGGGAAGCCCCTTCCGAGGTCGCAGGGACTTTGTCTACCCTTCCTCGACCCAAA ACCCCAGTGCGTCTGAAGGAGGGGGCAGCCCggccaggaaggaggagaggaag aGGAAGGCCGCTCGGCTCAAGTTTGACTTCCAGGCACAGTCCCCCAA GGAGCTGACTCTGCAGAAGGGTGACATCGTCTACATCCACAAGGAGGTGGACAGGAACTGGCTGGAGGGGGAGCACCACGGCCGACTGGGCATCTTCCCTGCTAATTACGTGGAG GTGCTGCCCGCAGATGAGATTCCCAAGCCCATCAAGCCCCCGACCTACCAGGTGGTGGAGTATGGAGAAGCCACGGCTCAGTACACCTTCAAGGGGGAACTGGAGGTGGAGCTATCCTTCCGCAAG GGGGAGCGCATCTGCCTGATCCGCAAGGTGAACGAAAACTGGTACGAGGGGCGCATCCCGGGCACGGGGCGCCAGGGCATATTCCCCGCCAGCTACGTGCAGGTGAACCGCGAGCCCCGGCTCCGAGTCTGCGACGAtggcccccagctccctgcctctcCTCACCTGACCGCTGCCACC CGCCTGGCCCGTCACCCCGGCTCCCCCTCAGCGCCACGCAGCCCAGCGGACCCCACCGACTGGGGGGGCCAGACCTCACCCCGCCGCACCGGCTTCTCTTACCCCGCCCCGGAGCCCAGACCCCAGACCCAG AGTCTCAGCACCGCAGGGGCAGCTCTGTCCCATCCTCAAGGCTCCAGCCGGCCCCTGGACCTGGGGGTCTCCTCCCCTAACACCACTCAGATACACTGGACCCC GTACCGGGCGATGTACCAGTACAGGCCCCAGAACGAGGACGAGCTGGAGCTGCGGGAGGGGGACCGGGTGGACGTCATGCAGCAATGCGACGACGGCTGGTTTGTAG GTGTCTCCCGGAGGACCCAGAAATTTGGAACCTTCCCTGGAAATTACGTTGCCCCGGTGTGA